A region of the Geomonas subterranea genome:
CCGTCTTCCCGGTCCTGGCCGTTTCGATCCACGACGCCGGCAGCGACGAAGAGGCGGTTACCCAGCAGGGCGTTCAACTCCACGCCGTCCTCGGTGGCATCGCTGCTGAAAGGGGAGAGGCCGACGCGGTAGGTGGTGGAGGCATAGGAGGGAACCGGAAGGATGCGGTTACTCTTCTTCCACATGGAAAGCTTGGGTTCGAAGCGCCCCACCTTCACGTTGACAGGGGAGCCGAAGGCTTGGCGCCAGACAAGGAACAACTCGTCGAGATCGGGATCATTTCCCGGGGGGACATTGGTGTTGTTGGCGGGGTTTAAGAGCGACGAGGCCCGCTGCATCCCCTGAGAGTAGAGATTGTACGTGGCGAAGAAACCAAAGAGGTCGCGGAAGGAGCCCCCGGCCTGCAGCGTGATCGACCTGGTGGAAAGATCGAGCTTGTTTCCGTCCGCGGCATCCTCGTCATAGGCGAGGTCAGCGCTCGCGGTAAGCGAGACCGGTAACTGCTGGGGCAGGCCCGAGATGACGGACCACTCGTTGCCCGGTTCGGCGCCCTGAGCGCCCCCCTTCGCGCCCTCCTTCTTGTGAGGATAAACGTATCCGTTTTTCAGGAAGGCGTCGCCGAACTCGTTGAGCTCGGGATAAATTGTGTGACAGGTGGAACATTCGGTCTTGTGCTGCCGGCTGAAAGCCGGGATGGCGTTTGCCGTGCCCGGAGCCAGCAGAGGAGCACAGGAGATACCGAGAAGGAACATGACCGCTGCAGTTTGCTTTTTCAGAAACATAG
Encoded here:
- a CDS encoding OprO/OprP family phosphate-selective porin, with the translated sequence MFLKKQTAAVMFLLGISCAPLLAPGTANAIPAFSRQHKTECSTCHTIYPELNEFGDAFLKNGYVYPHKKEGAKGGAQGAEPGNEWSVISGLPQQLPVSLTASADLAYDEDAADGNKLDLSTRSITLQAGGSFRDLFGFFATYNLYSQGMQRASSLLNPANNTNVPPGNDPDLDELFLVWRQAFGSPVNVKVGRFEPKLSMWKKSNRILPVPSYASTTYRVGLSPFSSDATEDGVELNALLGNRLFVAAGVVDRNGQDREDGYGHISLKIGGTDLKGKEPEVDLEKDSVWDFLSVTLGGFGYWGQNGEFNANGVAQNLNNFRRIGAEADILYQRLHLKGSGSFGRDSNPEFASFDAVVDSKAYTLEGEYYLGAPVNLVPLFRYEYLNAGYGTIKRLTPAIAYSPLQNVRMSVEYTHSIAPEGTGNIAFASIAFSL